From a single Thermanaerothrix sp. genomic region:
- a CDS encoding ABC transporter ATP-binding protein → MLEVKGLWVSYGKIQALRGVSLAVGDGEAVAVVGSNGAGKSTLIWTLAGVLSPSEGEVSFRRRPVPPKASLVSRLGIALVPERRRLFQDLTVQENLLMGAYARTRQQAKASMEEVLELFPPIWDKLSVRAGSLSGGEQQMVAIGRALMSDPALLLLDEPTLGLSPLMADRVMEAVAEVNRRGVSVLLVEQNVARALEVTQRAYVLEGGKVVKEGPSGCMMEDPDVRRAYLGEVS, encoded by the coding sequence ATGCTTGAAGTTAAAGGGCTTTGGGTGAGCTACGGCAAGATACAGGCCCTAAGGGGGGTCTCCCTGGCGGTTGGAGACGGCGAGGCGGTGGCGGTGGTGGGCTCAAACGGGGCCGGCAAGTCCACCCTCATATGGACCCTGGCGGGGGTGCTGTCCCCTTCGGAGGGGGAGGTGTCGTTCCGGCGCCGCCCGGTACCGCCCAAGGCGTCCCTGGTGTCCCGCCTTGGCATAGCCCTGGTTCCGGAGCGCCGAAGGCTCTTCCAGGACCTCACGGTCCAGGAGAACCTGCTAATGGGGGCCTACGCCAGGACCCGTCAACAGGCCAAGGCCTCCATGGAGGAGGTGCTGGAGCTCTTCCCCCCCATATGGGACAAGCTGTCCGTAAGGGCCGGCTCTCTGTCCGGAGGGGAGCAGCAGATGGTGGCCATAGGAAGGGCCCTCATGTCCGATCCGGCGCTGCTCTTGCTGGATGAGCCCACCCTTGGTTTGTCTCCGCTTATGGCGGACCGGGTGATGGAGGCGGTGGCGGAGGTGAACCGCCGGGGGGTGTCGGTGCTTTTGGTGGAGCAGAACGTGGCCAGGGCCCTTGAGGTAACCCAAAGGGCCTACGTGCTTGAGGGTGGGAAGGTGGTAAAGGAAGGCCCCTCCGGCTGCATGATGGAAGACCCGGATGTGCGGCGGGCCTACCTCGGAGAGGTCTCGTAG
- the gpmA gene encoding 2,3-diphosphoglycerate-dependent phosphoglycerate mutase gives MYKIVLVRHGESQWNQENRFTGWTDVDLSPKGIEEARRAGRTLKEEGFTFDLAYTSVLKRAIRTLWLIQEEMDLMWIPAKPCWRLNARHYGTLQGLNKAETAAKYGDEQVKIWRRSYDVRPPMLDEGDERDPILDPRYSGLPRDLVPLGECLKDTVARVLPCWNDEIVPSLKEGKKVILVAHGNSIRALVKYLDQVSDQDILELNIPTGIPLLYELDENFKPISHRYLGDPDEIAKAQEAVANQGKAKK, from the coding sequence TTGTACAAGATAGTTCTCGTAAGGCACGGTGAGAGCCAGTGGAACCAGGAAAACCGTTTCACCGGCTGGACCGACGTGGACCTCTCCCCCAAGGGCATCGAGGAGGCCCGGCGGGCGGGCAGGACCCTTAAGGAGGAGGGGTTCACCTTCGACTTGGCTTACACGTCGGTGCTCAAGAGGGCCATAAGGACCCTCTGGCTCATCCAGGAGGAGATGGACCTAATGTGGATACCCGCCAAGCCCTGCTGGCGGCTCAACGCGCGCCACTACGGGACCCTGCAGGGGCTGAACAAGGCGGAGACCGCCGCCAAGTACGGGGATGAGCAGGTGAAGATATGGAGGCGCAGCTACGACGTAAGGCCCCCCATGCTGGACGAGGGGGACGAGAGGGACCCCATCCTGGATCCCCGCTACTCGGGTCTTCCAAGGGACCTAGTGCCCCTGGGCGAGTGTCTTAAGGACACGGTGGCCCGGGTGCTGCCCTGCTGGAACGACGAGATAGTGCCGTCCCTCAAGGAGGGAAAGAAGGTCATCCTGGTGGCCCACGGCAACAGCATACGGGCCCTGGTTAAGTACCTGGACCAGGTCTCCGACCAGGACATACTGGAGCTCAACATACCTACCGGCATACCGCTACTCTACGAGCTAGACGAGAACTTCAAGCCCATATCCCACCGTTACCTTGGAGACCCCGACGAGATCGCCAAGGCCCAGGAGGCGGTGGCCAACCAGGGCAAGGCTAAGAAGTAA
- a CDS encoding pyridoxal phosphate-dependent aminotransferase, giving the protein MESLDDWSPYDFHRPVERRGTGCKKWDLLDKIFGEHPLGMLPFWIADTEFRSYQGVVGALKERVEHAVFGYPMRDPSVPEAVAAWWSRRHRFDVAPRWVCHSHGVMGGIAVALRVFTSPGDPVVVQTPIYPPFRWVVETNHRRLVENPLREEDGVYRMDLEGLERAFKGGAKAMLLCSPHNPVGRVWTRDELWALAELAERYRVLVVSDEIHSDLVYPSSNSHTPFPSVSKWCLENSLVFGSPSKSFNLAGFYTAYAIIPNGAMRKAYESELNRLFMDQGNELGQVAMKAAYLKGEGWLEDLVRYLDGNRRFAADALGAMKGVRVTVPEGTFLMWIDFSSMLRDTDLTAGEFLKGAGVALNKGESFGEGFELYGRLNFGCSRSMLVEGLMRIRGRAEELGLL; this is encoded by the coding sequence ATGGAGAGCTTGGATGATTGGTCCCCGTACGATTTCCACCGCCCGGTGGAGAGAAGGGGTACGGGGTGCAAGAAGTGGGACCTGCTGGACAAGATATTCGGGGAACATCCCCTTGGCATGCTGCCGTTCTGGATAGCCGACACGGAGTTCAGGTCTTACCAGGGGGTCGTAGGGGCGCTTAAGGAGCGGGTTGAGCACGCCGTGTTCGGCTATCCCATGAGGGATCCATCAGTTCCCGAGGCGGTGGCGGCCTGGTGGAGCAGGCGGCACCGTTTCGACGTGGCTCCCCGCTGGGTATGCCACAGCCACGGGGTCATGGGGGGTATAGCGGTGGCCCTTAGGGTTTTCACCTCCCCAGGGGACCCGGTGGTGGTGCAGACCCCTATCTACCCTCCTTTCAGGTGGGTGGTGGAGACCAACCACCGGCGGCTGGTGGAGAACCCCTTGAGGGAAGAGGACGGGGTGTACCGGATGGACCTTGAGGGGCTCGAGAGGGCCTTTAAGGGTGGAGCCAAGGCCATGCTCCTTTGCAGCCCCCACAACCCGGTGGGAAGGGTTTGGACCAGGGACGAGCTATGGGCCCTGGCGGAGCTTGCGGAGCGTTACCGGGTTTTGGTCGTATCCGACGAGATCCATTCGGATCTTGTTTATCCTAGTTCCAATTCACACACCCCCTTCCCATCGGTTTCCAAGTGGTGTCTTGAAAACTCCCTGGTCTTCGGGTCCCCGAGCAAGTCCTTCAACCTGGCGGGGTTCTACACCGCCTACGCCATAATCCCAAACGGCGCCATGAGGAAGGCCTATGAGAGCGAGTTGAACCGTCTTTTCATGGACCAGGGCAACGAGCTGGGGCAGGTGGCCATGAAGGCCGCCTACCTTAAGGGGGAGGGCTGGCTGGAGGATCTTGTAAGGTACCTTGACGGCAATCGGAGGTTTGCCGCGGATGCGTTGGGCGCCATGAAGGGGGTGCGGGTGACAGTCCCGGAGGGGACTTTCCTCATGTGGATAGATTTCAGCTCCATGCTGAGGGATACGGATCTCACCGCCGGTGAGTTCCTGAAGGGCGCTGGGGTGGCGTTGAACAAGGGTGAGTCCTTTGGGGAGGGATTTGAGCTTTACGGCAGGCTGAACTTCGGCTGTTCCAGGTCCATGCTGGTAGAGGGGCTCATGCGGATCCGCGGCAGGGCGGAAGAGCTTGGGCTCCTTTGA